From the Astatotilapia calliptera chromosome 6, fAstCal1.2, whole genome shotgun sequence genome, one window contains:
- the LOC113024441 gene encoding uncharacterized protein LOC113024441 encodes MSIPEEHRANEVKDLDLRHDTLPVERTLGVQWNTETDNFTYTIRLQDKPMTRRGILSVINSIYDPLGFLAPVILPAKLLLKDLCKEQHGWDKEINEKHAKIWKKWKEDIVLLSNFHVSRFLKPTGFGCTVVAQLHHFSDASDYAYGTVSYLLMENRQGKRHCAFLIGKSRVSPLKQVTIPRLELTAAVISVRMDRLLRQELQVPLQQSVFWTDSTTVLRYIDSETSRFKTFVANRVSLIREATKPSQWKYVTSAENPADQASRGLKAKDLLE; translated from the coding sequence ATGTCAATTCCTGAAGAACACAGAGCCAACGAGGTGAAAGATCTGGATCTTAGGCATGACACTTTGCCAGTTGAGAGAACTCTAGGGGTACAGtggaacacagaaacagataaCTTCACTTACACTATAAGGTTGCAAGACAAGCCAATGACACGAAGAGGCATTTTGTCAGTCATTAATTCAATTTATGACCCTCTTGGCTTTCTAGCACCAGTCATCTTGCCTGCAAAGCTTTTGTTGAAAGATCTCTGTAAAGAGCAGCATGGTTGGGACAAAGAGATCAATGAAAAGCATGCAAAAATTtggaaaaaatggaaagaagacATTGTACTCCTCTCCAACTTCCATGTGAGTAGATTCCTAAAGCCTACAGGTTTCGGATGCACTGTTGTTGCGCAGTTGCACCATTTTTCCGATGCTTCAGATTACGCATATGGAACTGTCTCTTACCTGTTGATGGAAAATAGACAAGGCAAGAGACATTGTGCCTTTCTCATTGGGAAATCCAGAGTTTCTCCGCTCAAGCAAGTCACAATTCCTAGGCTTGAGCTGACTGCAGCAGTGATTTCAGTGAGGATGGACAGATTACTGCGACAAGAACTTCAAGTTCCTCTGCAACAATCAGTCTTTTGGACGGACAGCACAACTGTGCTTAGATACATTGATAGCGAAACATCTCGCTTCAAAACATTTGTTGCAAATAGAGTTTCACTGATTCGAGAAGCAACCAAGCCATCGCAATGGAAGTATGTGACATCGGCAGAAAATCCTGCAGATCAAGCAAGCAGAGGCTTAAAGGCAAAAGATCTGTTGGAATGA